From Primulina tabacum isolate GXHZ01 chromosome 2, ASM2559414v2, whole genome shotgun sequence, one genomic window encodes:
- the LOC142525875 gene encoding ethylene-overproduction protein 1-like isoform X1: MQQHIFNSMRSLNMVDGCKGTQLCAFNPSVSGGAAAGTGVGEKFFQHLQDHLRVNSIRSLKSHRHSQSFSQSNNANTSVLKEALSGYGLPQTDFIEPSVDPCLKFVDNVEILANVYRKLEKCPQFDRSGVYIEQCLIFGGLPEPKLFRRCLRSARQHAVDVHSKVVISSWLRFERREDALFGVSAMDCCGWSMECPRSSLVSGYNPESSNDPCSCPRVSEEGEDMDSDVEIQECSISLSHDYDMDDDDYDIWFCIGEDEIKCNRFKFASLSRPFKAMLYGSFIESRRERIYFSQNGISAKAMRAAEIFSRTNRVDSLDPNIVLELLTLANRFCCDGMKSSCDAYLASLVNDMDNAMVLIEYGLEEGAYLLVAACLQVILWELPNSLQNPNVVKLFCSSEARERLALVGHASFLLYSFLSQVSMEEDMKSNTTAMLLERKGECAIENWQKQATFHQLGCVMLERKEYKDAEKWFQEAVNLGHVYSLVGVARAKYKRGHNFKAYKLLNSLISDYTATGWMYQERSLYSNGKEKMMDLNIATELDPTLLYPYKYRAVVMAKDKLSTSISEINKIISFKVSPDCLELRAWLLISIEDYEGALRDVRALLTLDPNYMMFHGKLHGHQLVELLCRHVPQWSQADCWMQLYDRWSSVDDIGSLAVVHQMLANDPGKSLLRFRQSLLLLRLNCHKPAMRSLRMARNHAMSENERLVYEGWVLYDTGYRAEAIAKAEESISIQRSFEAFFLKAYVLSETTTDQKSSFYVIELLEEALRCPSDGLRKGQVSILSSTRGNRCHYCRQKYQQPNAITMQALSNLASVYVDVDKLDHAVDCYMNALNIKHTRAHQGLARVYHLKNQRKAAYDEMTKLIEKVQYNASAYEKRSEYCDREMAKSDLAMATRLDPLRTYPYRYRAAVYMDDHKEAEAIAELTKAIAFRPDLQLLHLRAAFHDSMGNVSSTLRDCEAALCLDPNHADTVELYRKAQERAHEQDQNGQRER, encoded by the exons ATGCAGCAACATATTTTCAATTCGATGCGTAGTTTGAATATGGTAGATGGGTGCAAGGGAACCCAATTGTGCGCCTTCAACCCCAGTGTCAGCGGCGGGGCAGCCGCTGGAACTGGTGTGGGAGAAAAGTTCTTTCAGCATTTGCAAGATCATTTAAGGGTCAATTCGATTAGGTCGTTGAAATCTCATCGACATAGTCAGAGTTTCTCTCAAAGTAATAATGCGAATACTAGTGTTTTAAAGGAGGCTTTGTCGGGTTACGGGCTTCCTCAGACAGATTTCATTGAACCCAGCGTTGATCCTTGTCTTAAATTTGTTGATAATGTGGAGATTTTAGCTAATGTTTATCGAAAACTTGAGAAATGCCCTCAGTTTGATAGATCTGGGGTATATATTGAACAATGTTTAATCTTTGGCGGGTTGCCTGAACCTAAATTGTTCAGGAGATGCCTTAGATCAGCTAGACAACATGCGGTTGACGTCCATTCGAAGGTTGTTATTTCGTCTTGGTTGAGGTTTGAGAGGAGGGAGGATGCATTGTTCGGTGTATCGGCCATGGATTGCTGTGGGTGGAGCATGGAATGCCCGAGGAGTTCGTTGGTTTCAGGGTATAATCCCGAATCTTCGAATGATCCTTGTTCGTGTCCCCGAGTTTCTGAAGAAGGTGAGGATATGGATTCCGATGTAGAAATTCAAGAATGTTCAATTTCACTGAGTCACGATTATGACATGGATGACGATGATTATGATATATGGTTTTGTATTGGTGAGGATGAGATCAAATGTAATAGGTTTAAATTTGCCTCTCTTTCAAGACCTTTCAAAGCAATGTTATACGGTAGCTTTATTGAATCACGGAGGGAAAGAATTTACTTTTCACAAAACGGGATTTCTGCAAAGGCCATGAGAGCCGCAGAGATATTCAGCAGGACGAATAGGGTGGATTCACTGGATCCAAACATCGTTTTGGAACTACTAACTTTAGCTAATCGATTCTGTTGTGACGGAATGAAATCATCTTGTGATGCATATTTAGCATCTTTGGTCAATGACATGGATAATGCTATGGTTCTTATCGAATATGGGTTAGAAGAGGGGGCATATCTCTTAGTGGCAGCTTGCTTACAAGTAATCTTGTGGGAACTCCCAAATTCATTGCAAAATCCAAATGTGGTGAAGCTTTTTTGCAGTTCCGAGGCTAGGGAGAGATTAGCACTGGTGGGGCATGCTTCATTTTTGTTATACAGTTTTCTAAGCCAGGTTTCCATGGAAGAAGACATGAAATCTAATACAACGGCGATGCTTTTGGAAAGAAAAGGCGAATGTGCGATTGAGAATTGGCAGAAGCAAGCTACTTTTCACCAGTTGGGTTGTGTCATGCTCGAAAGAAAGGAATATAAGGATGCGGAGAAATGGTTCCAGGAGGCTGTTAATTTGGGTCATGTTTATTCTTTAGTCGGCGTGGCGCGTGCCAAATACAAGCGTGGTCACAATTTCAAGGCATACAAATTGTTGAACTCCCTCATTTCTGACTATACGGCCACCGGGTGGATGTATCAAGAGCGGTCTTTATACAGTAACGGGAAAGAAAAGATGATGGATTTGAATATAGCAACAGAATTGGACCCAACCCTTTTGTATCCTTACAAGTATAGAGCTGTCGTAATGGCAAAGGATAAACTCAGCACTTCAATATCTGAAATTAACAAGATTATCAGTTTTAAGGTATCTCCTGACTGCCTCGAGCTTCGGGCTTGGCTCTTGATTTCCATCGAGGATTATGAAGGGGCTTTAAGAGATGTTCGAGCCCTTTTGACGTTGGACCCCAATTATATGATGTTTCATGGGAAGTTACATGGTCATCAACTGGTCGAACTTTTATGCCGTCATGTGCCGCAGTGGAGCCAGGCTGATTGTTGGATGCAACTTTATGACAGGTGGTCTTCGGTAGACGATATTGGTTCTTTGGCTGTGGTTCACCAAATGCTGGCCAATGATCCGGGAAAGAGCCTTTTACGGTTTCGCCAATCTCTCCTTCTCCTGCG ATTAAATTGCCACAAGCCAGCAATGAGAAGTCTCAGAATGGCTCGAAATCATGCAATGTCCGAGAATGAAAGACTTGTATATGAAGGTTGGGTTTTATACGATACCGGCTATCGTGCAGAGGCGATAGCAAAAGCTGAAGAATCCATCTCTATTCAGAGATCATTTGAAGCCTTTTTCCTTAAAGCATATGTACTATCTGAAACCACTACAGATCAAAAATCGTCATTCTATGTCATTGAGCTTCTTGAAGAAGCTCTTAGGTGTCCATCCGATGGCCTCAGGAAAGGTCAAGTAAGTATTCTCTCTTCCACAAGAGGAAATCGTTGTCATTATTGTAGGCAAAAATATCAGCAACCAAATGCTATTACCATGCAGGCTTTAAGTAATCTGGCAAGCGTGTATGTAGATGTTGATAAGCTAGACCACGCTGTTGATTGCTACATGAACGCGTTGAACATTAAACATACAAGAGCACATCAAGGTCTGGCACGTGTATACCATCTCAAAAATCAGCGTAAAGCGGCATATGATGAGATGACAAAGTTAATCGAGAAGGTGCAGTACAATGCATCGGCATATGAGAAACGTTCAGAATACTGTGATCGAGAAATGGCCAAAAGTGATCTTGCCATGGCAACACGACTCGACCCATTACGAACGTATCCATATCGATATCGTGCTGCAG TTTACATGGATGACCACAAGGAAGCAGAAGCAATTGCGGAGCTCACCAAAGCCATAGCATTCAGGCCGGACCTTCAACTGCTCCATCTTCGTGCAGCGTTTCATGATTCAATGGGAAATGTCTCATCCACCCTCCGAGACTGTGAGGCAGCTCTTTGTCTCGATCCCAACCATGCAGATACAGTTGAACTTTATCGGAAGGCACAAGAACGTGCGCACGAGCAAGACCAAAATGGTCAGAGGGAAAGATAG
- the LOC142525875 gene encoding ethylene-overproduction protein 1-like isoform X2, with protein sequence MQQHIFNSMRSLNMVDGCKGTQLCAFNPSVSGGAAAGTGVGEKFFQHLQDHLRVNSIRSLKSHRHSQSFSQSNNANTSVLKEALSGYGLPQTDFIEPSVDPCLKFVDNVEILANVYRKLEKCPQFDRSGVYIEQCLIFGGLPEPKLFRRCLRSARQHAVDVHSKVVISSWLRFERREDALFGVSAMDCCGWSMECPRSSLVSGYNPESSNDPCSCPRVSEEGEDMDSDVEIQECSISLSHDYDMDDDDYDIWFCIGEDEIKCNRFKFASLSRPFKAMLYGSFIESRRERIYFSQNGISAKAMRAAEIFSRTNRVDSLDPNIVLELLTLANRFCCDGMKSSCDAYLASLVNDMDNAMVLIEYGLEEGAYLLVAACLQVILWELPNSLQNPNVVKLFCSSEARERLALVGHASFLLYSFLSQVSMEEDMKSNTTAMLLERKGECAIENWQKQATFHQLGCVMLERKEYKDAEKWFQEAVNLGHVYSLVGVARAKYKRGHNFKAYKLLNSLISDYTATGWMYQERSLYSNGKEKMMDLNIATELDPTLLYPYKYRAVVMAKDKLSTSISEINKIISFKVSPDCLELRAWLLISIEDYEGALRDVRALLTLDPNYMMFHGKLHGHQLVELLCRHVPQWSQADCWMQLYDRWSSVDDIGSLAVVHQMLANDPGKSLLRFRQSLLLLRLNCHKPAMRSLRMARNHAMSENERLVYEGWVLYDTGYRAEAIAKAEESISIQRSFEAFFLKAYVLSETTTDQKSSFYVIELLEEALRCPSDGLRKGQALSNLASVYVDVDKLDHAVDCYMNALNIKHTRAHQGLARVYHLKNQRKAAYDEMTKLIEKVQYNASAYEKRSEYCDREMAKSDLAMATRLDPLRTYPYRYRAAVYMDDHKEAEAIAELTKAIAFRPDLQLLHLRAAFHDSMGNVSSTLRDCEAALCLDPNHADTVELYRKAQERAHEQDQNGQRER encoded by the exons ATGCAGCAACATATTTTCAATTCGATGCGTAGTTTGAATATGGTAGATGGGTGCAAGGGAACCCAATTGTGCGCCTTCAACCCCAGTGTCAGCGGCGGGGCAGCCGCTGGAACTGGTGTGGGAGAAAAGTTCTTTCAGCATTTGCAAGATCATTTAAGGGTCAATTCGATTAGGTCGTTGAAATCTCATCGACATAGTCAGAGTTTCTCTCAAAGTAATAATGCGAATACTAGTGTTTTAAAGGAGGCTTTGTCGGGTTACGGGCTTCCTCAGACAGATTTCATTGAACCCAGCGTTGATCCTTGTCTTAAATTTGTTGATAATGTGGAGATTTTAGCTAATGTTTATCGAAAACTTGAGAAATGCCCTCAGTTTGATAGATCTGGGGTATATATTGAACAATGTTTAATCTTTGGCGGGTTGCCTGAACCTAAATTGTTCAGGAGATGCCTTAGATCAGCTAGACAACATGCGGTTGACGTCCATTCGAAGGTTGTTATTTCGTCTTGGTTGAGGTTTGAGAGGAGGGAGGATGCATTGTTCGGTGTATCGGCCATGGATTGCTGTGGGTGGAGCATGGAATGCCCGAGGAGTTCGTTGGTTTCAGGGTATAATCCCGAATCTTCGAATGATCCTTGTTCGTGTCCCCGAGTTTCTGAAGAAGGTGAGGATATGGATTCCGATGTAGAAATTCAAGAATGTTCAATTTCACTGAGTCACGATTATGACATGGATGACGATGATTATGATATATGGTTTTGTATTGGTGAGGATGAGATCAAATGTAATAGGTTTAAATTTGCCTCTCTTTCAAGACCTTTCAAAGCAATGTTATACGGTAGCTTTATTGAATCACGGAGGGAAAGAATTTACTTTTCACAAAACGGGATTTCTGCAAAGGCCATGAGAGCCGCAGAGATATTCAGCAGGACGAATAGGGTGGATTCACTGGATCCAAACATCGTTTTGGAACTACTAACTTTAGCTAATCGATTCTGTTGTGACGGAATGAAATCATCTTGTGATGCATATTTAGCATCTTTGGTCAATGACATGGATAATGCTATGGTTCTTATCGAATATGGGTTAGAAGAGGGGGCATATCTCTTAGTGGCAGCTTGCTTACAAGTAATCTTGTGGGAACTCCCAAATTCATTGCAAAATCCAAATGTGGTGAAGCTTTTTTGCAGTTCCGAGGCTAGGGAGAGATTAGCACTGGTGGGGCATGCTTCATTTTTGTTATACAGTTTTCTAAGCCAGGTTTCCATGGAAGAAGACATGAAATCTAATACAACGGCGATGCTTTTGGAAAGAAAAGGCGAATGTGCGATTGAGAATTGGCAGAAGCAAGCTACTTTTCACCAGTTGGGTTGTGTCATGCTCGAAAGAAAGGAATATAAGGATGCGGAGAAATGGTTCCAGGAGGCTGTTAATTTGGGTCATGTTTATTCTTTAGTCGGCGTGGCGCGTGCCAAATACAAGCGTGGTCACAATTTCAAGGCATACAAATTGTTGAACTCCCTCATTTCTGACTATACGGCCACCGGGTGGATGTATCAAGAGCGGTCTTTATACAGTAACGGGAAAGAAAAGATGATGGATTTGAATATAGCAACAGAATTGGACCCAACCCTTTTGTATCCTTACAAGTATAGAGCTGTCGTAATGGCAAAGGATAAACTCAGCACTTCAATATCTGAAATTAACAAGATTATCAGTTTTAAGGTATCTCCTGACTGCCTCGAGCTTCGGGCTTGGCTCTTGATTTCCATCGAGGATTATGAAGGGGCTTTAAGAGATGTTCGAGCCCTTTTGACGTTGGACCCCAATTATATGATGTTTCATGGGAAGTTACATGGTCATCAACTGGTCGAACTTTTATGCCGTCATGTGCCGCAGTGGAGCCAGGCTGATTGTTGGATGCAACTTTATGACAGGTGGTCTTCGGTAGACGATATTGGTTCTTTGGCTGTGGTTCACCAAATGCTGGCCAATGATCCGGGAAAGAGCCTTTTACGGTTTCGCCAATCTCTCCTTCTCCTGCG ATTAAATTGCCACAAGCCAGCAATGAGAAGTCTCAGAATGGCTCGAAATCATGCAATGTCCGAGAATGAAAGACTTGTATATGAAGGTTGGGTTTTATACGATACCGGCTATCGTGCAGAGGCGATAGCAAAAGCTGAAGAATCCATCTCTATTCAGAGATCATTTGAAGCCTTTTTCCTTAAAGCATATGTACTATCTGAAACCACTACAGATCAAAAATCGTCATTCTATGTCATTGAGCTTCTTGAAGAAGCTCTTAGGTGTCCATCCGATGGCCTCAGGAAAGGTCAA GCTTTAAGTAATCTGGCAAGCGTGTATGTAGATGTTGATAAGCTAGACCACGCTGTTGATTGCTACATGAACGCGTTGAACATTAAACATACAAGAGCACATCAAGGTCTGGCACGTGTATACCATCTCAAAAATCAGCGTAAAGCGGCATATGATGAGATGACAAAGTTAATCGAGAAGGTGCAGTACAATGCATCGGCATATGAGAAACGTTCAGAATACTGTGATCGAGAAATGGCCAAAAGTGATCTTGCCATGGCAACACGACTCGACCCATTACGAACGTATCCATATCGATATCGTGCTGCAG TTTACATGGATGACCACAAGGAAGCAGAAGCAATTGCGGAGCTCACCAAAGCCATAGCATTCAGGCCGGACCTTCAACTGCTCCATCTTCGTGCAGCGTTTCATGATTCAATGGGAAATGTCTCATCCACCCTCCGAGACTGTGAGGCAGCTCTTTGTCTCGATCCCAACCATGCAGATACAGTTGAACTTTATCGGAAGGCACAAGAACGTGCGCACGAGCAAGACCAAAATGGTCAGAGGGAAAGATAG
- the LOC142525875 gene encoding ethylene-overproduction protein 1-like isoform X3, producing MVDGCKGTQLCAFNPSVSGGAAAGTGVGEKFFQHLQDHLRVNSIRSLKSHRHSQSFSQSNNANTSVLKEALSGYGLPQTDFIEPSVDPCLKFVDNVEILANVYRKLEKCPQFDRSGVYIEQCLIFGGLPEPKLFRRCLRSARQHAVDVHSKVVISSWLRFERREDALFGVSAMDCCGWSMECPRSSLVSGYNPESSNDPCSCPRVSEEGEDMDSDVEIQECSISLSHDYDMDDDDYDIWFCIGEDEIKCNRFKFASLSRPFKAMLYGSFIESRRERIYFSQNGISAKAMRAAEIFSRTNRVDSLDPNIVLELLTLANRFCCDGMKSSCDAYLASLVNDMDNAMVLIEYGLEEGAYLLVAACLQVILWELPNSLQNPNVVKLFCSSEARERLALVGHASFLLYSFLSQVSMEEDMKSNTTAMLLERKGECAIENWQKQATFHQLGCVMLERKEYKDAEKWFQEAVNLGHVYSLVGVARAKYKRGHNFKAYKLLNSLISDYTATGWMYQERSLYSNGKEKMMDLNIATELDPTLLYPYKYRAVVMAKDKLSTSISEINKIISFKVSPDCLELRAWLLISIEDYEGALRDVRALLTLDPNYMMFHGKLHGHQLVELLCRHVPQWSQADCWMQLYDRWSSVDDIGSLAVVHQMLANDPGKSLLRFRQSLLLLRLNCHKPAMRSLRMARNHAMSENERLVYEGWVLYDTGYRAEAIAKAEESISIQRSFEAFFLKAYVLSETTTDQKSSFYVIELLEEALRCPSDGLRKGQALSNLASVYVDVDKLDHAVDCYMNALNIKHTRAHQGLARVYHLKNQRKAAYDEMTKLIEKVQYNASAYEKRSEYCDREMAKSDLAMATRLDPLRTYPYRYRAAVYMDDHKEAEAIAELTKAIAFRPDLQLLHLRAAFHDSMGNVSSTLRDCEAALCLDPNHADTVELYRKAQERAHEQDQNGQRER from the exons ATGGTAGATGGGTGCAAGGGAACCCAATTGTGCGCCTTCAACCCCAGTGTCAGCGGCGGGGCAGCCGCTGGAACTGGTGTGGGAGAAAAGTTCTTTCAGCATTTGCAAGATCATTTAAGGGTCAATTCGATTAGGTCGTTGAAATCTCATCGACATAGTCAGAGTTTCTCTCAAAGTAATAATGCGAATACTAGTGTTTTAAAGGAGGCTTTGTCGGGTTACGGGCTTCCTCAGACAGATTTCATTGAACCCAGCGTTGATCCTTGTCTTAAATTTGTTGATAATGTGGAGATTTTAGCTAATGTTTATCGAAAACTTGAGAAATGCCCTCAGTTTGATAGATCTGGGGTATATATTGAACAATGTTTAATCTTTGGCGGGTTGCCTGAACCTAAATTGTTCAGGAGATGCCTTAGATCAGCTAGACAACATGCGGTTGACGTCCATTCGAAGGTTGTTATTTCGTCTTGGTTGAGGTTTGAGAGGAGGGAGGATGCATTGTTCGGTGTATCGGCCATGGATTGCTGTGGGTGGAGCATGGAATGCCCGAGGAGTTCGTTGGTTTCAGGGTATAATCCCGAATCTTCGAATGATCCTTGTTCGTGTCCCCGAGTTTCTGAAGAAGGTGAGGATATGGATTCCGATGTAGAAATTCAAGAATGTTCAATTTCACTGAGTCACGATTATGACATGGATGACGATGATTATGATATATGGTTTTGTATTGGTGAGGATGAGATCAAATGTAATAGGTTTAAATTTGCCTCTCTTTCAAGACCTTTCAAAGCAATGTTATACGGTAGCTTTATTGAATCACGGAGGGAAAGAATTTACTTTTCACAAAACGGGATTTCTGCAAAGGCCATGAGAGCCGCAGAGATATTCAGCAGGACGAATAGGGTGGATTCACTGGATCCAAACATCGTTTTGGAACTACTAACTTTAGCTAATCGATTCTGTTGTGACGGAATGAAATCATCTTGTGATGCATATTTAGCATCTTTGGTCAATGACATGGATAATGCTATGGTTCTTATCGAATATGGGTTAGAAGAGGGGGCATATCTCTTAGTGGCAGCTTGCTTACAAGTAATCTTGTGGGAACTCCCAAATTCATTGCAAAATCCAAATGTGGTGAAGCTTTTTTGCAGTTCCGAGGCTAGGGAGAGATTAGCACTGGTGGGGCATGCTTCATTTTTGTTATACAGTTTTCTAAGCCAGGTTTCCATGGAAGAAGACATGAAATCTAATACAACGGCGATGCTTTTGGAAAGAAAAGGCGAATGTGCGATTGAGAATTGGCAGAAGCAAGCTACTTTTCACCAGTTGGGTTGTGTCATGCTCGAAAGAAAGGAATATAAGGATGCGGAGAAATGGTTCCAGGAGGCTGTTAATTTGGGTCATGTTTATTCTTTAGTCGGCGTGGCGCGTGCCAAATACAAGCGTGGTCACAATTTCAAGGCATACAAATTGTTGAACTCCCTCATTTCTGACTATACGGCCACCGGGTGGATGTATCAAGAGCGGTCTTTATACAGTAACGGGAAAGAAAAGATGATGGATTTGAATATAGCAACAGAATTGGACCCAACCCTTTTGTATCCTTACAAGTATAGAGCTGTCGTAATGGCAAAGGATAAACTCAGCACTTCAATATCTGAAATTAACAAGATTATCAGTTTTAAGGTATCTCCTGACTGCCTCGAGCTTCGGGCTTGGCTCTTGATTTCCATCGAGGATTATGAAGGGGCTTTAAGAGATGTTCGAGCCCTTTTGACGTTGGACCCCAATTATATGATGTTTCATGGGAAGTTACATGGTCATCAACTGGTCGAACTTTTATGCCGTCATGTGCCGCAGTGGAGCCAGGCTGATTGTTGGATGCAACTTTATGACAGGTGGTCTTCGGTAGACGATATTGGTTCTTTGGCTGTGGTTCACCAAATGCTGGCCAATGATCCGGGAAAGAGCCTTTTACGGTTTCGCCAATCTCTCCTTCTCCTGCG ATTAAATTGCCACAAGCCAGCAATGAGAAGTCTCAGAATGGCTCGAAATCATGCAATGTCCGAGAATGAAAGACTTGTATATGAAGGTTGGGTTTTATACGATACCGGCTATCGTGCAGAGGCGATAGCAAAAGCTGAAGAATCCATCTCTATTCAGAGATCATTTGAAGCCTTTTTCCTTAAAGCATATGTACTATCTGAAACCACTACAGATCAAAAATCGTCATTCTATGTCATTGAGCTTCTTGAAGAAGCTCTTAGGTGTCCATCCGATGGCCTCAGGAAAGGTCAA GCTTTAAGTAATCTGGCAAGCGTGTATGTAGATGTTGATAAGCTAGACCACGCTGTTGATTGCTACATGAACGCGTTGAACATTAAACATACAAGAGCACATCAAGGTCTGGCACGTGTATACCATCTCAAAAATCAGCGTAAAGCGGCATATGATGAGATGACAAAGTTAATCGAGAAGGTGCAGTACAATGCATCGGCATATGAGAAACGTTCAGAATACTGTGATCGAGAAATGGCCAAAAGTGATCTTGCCATGGCAACACGACTCGACCCATTACGAACGTATCCATATCGATATCGTGCTGCAG TTTACATGGATGACCACAAGGAAGCAGAAGCAATTGCGGAGCTCACCAAAGCCATAGCATTCAGGCCGGACCTTCAACTGCTCCATCTTCGTGCAGCGTTTCATGATTCAATGGGAAATGTCTCATCCACCCTCCGAGACTGTGAGGCAGCTCTTTGTCTCGATCCCAACCATGCAGATACAGTTGAACTTTATCGGAAGGCACAAGAACGTGCGCACGAGCAAGACCAAAATGGTCAGAGGGAAAGATAG